A region from the uncultured Sunxiuqinia sp. genome encodes:
- a CDS encoding TrmH family RNA methyltransferase: METNSVAFFRSQHYPDLVDKPIVAAWKVKNPQNVGSLMRLVDNIGGDSLIILDDENPKRESSIKKTAGMSYKNIQLKWMSSKEFITNLPQNYRLVAIETDEQSTNLFTTKLPDQVAFILGSEMHGLPTELIRQCTQSVHIPMTGKCKSMNISHALAVGLFEWQRQQLFSPRD; this comes from the coding sequence ATGGAAACAAATTCAGTCGCTTTTTTTAGGTCACAACATTACCCTGATTTAGTTGACAAACCGATTGTTGCTGCTTGGAAAGTGAAAAACCCGCAAAACGTTGGAAGTTTAATGCGACTGGTTGATAATATTGGCGGTGATAGCTTAATTATACTGGATGACGAAAACCCAAAACGCGAAAGTTCGATTAAGAAAACAGCCGGTATGAGCTATAAAAACATCCAGCTAAAATGGATGAGCTCAAAAGAATTTATAACTAACCTACCACAAAACTATCGATTGGTTGCCATCGAAACCGATGAGCAGTCTACAAACCTATTCACAACCAAATTGCCTGATCAGGTTGCTTTTATTTTGGGAAGTGAGATGCACGGTCTGCCAACGGAGCTGATTAGACAGTGTACCCAAAGCGTCCACATTCCAATGACCGGCAAATGCAAATCAATGAACATTTCGCATGCGCTGGCCGTCGGACTTTTCGAATGGCAACGCCAACAACTTTTCAGCCCCCGCGATTAG
- a CDS encoding hydrogen peroxide-inducible genes activator: MITLTQLEYIVAVDTFRHFGRAAEHCFITQPTLSMQIKKLEEDLEIIIFDRSKQPLIPTDVGKRIIQQSRIVLQETEKVNDIVKDHKNLISGELKIGIIPTLAPYLLPLFIGNYKRKYPNIQITVQELTTENIVDHLQRDLLDVGILVTPLKEERINERPIFYEEMLLYSHQKHPLHDKPNIKVKDIATPEIWLLSDGHCFRHQVINLCSFKGASNEALPFYFEAGSLETLMNIIDKEGGITLIPELASVEMGENRKSHVRHFSDVTPIREVSLVYSRHFAKNKLVDLLWKEIHAAMPNELLDGKRGTIVEWK, encoded by the coding sequence ATGATAACGCTAACACAGTTGGAATATATTGTTGCTGTTGATACGTTTAGACATTTTGGCCGGGCTGCCGAACACTGCTTCATCACACAGCCAACACTAAGCATGCAAATTAAAAAGCTGGAAGAAGATTTAGAAATCATCATCTTCGATCGCAGTAAGCAACCGCTAATCCCAACTGATGTTGGCAAACGCATTATCCAACAATCGCGTATTGTCCTGCAGGAAACCGAAAAGGTAAACGACATTGTCAAAGATCACAAAAACCTAATCTCCGGAGAACTAAAAATTGGAATTATTCCGACACTCGCCCCCTATCTACTACCCTTATTTATTGGCAATTACAAACGAAAATATCCAAACATACAAATCACGGTGCAGGAGTTAACCACCGAAAACATTGTTGATCACTTGCAAAGAGACCTGCTTGACGTTGGCATATTGGTGACCCCGCTTAAGGAAGAAAGAATCAACGAGCGACCAATATTTTACGAAGAAATGCTGCTTTATTCACATCAGAAGCACCCACTTCACGACAAGCCAAACATTAAAGTTAAAGACATTGCCACTCCCGAAATTTGGCTATTGAGCGATGGCCATTGTTTCCGCCACCAGGTCATTAATCTTTGCTCTTTTAAGGGAGCATCCAACGAAGCGCTACCATTTTATTTCGAAGCCGGTTCTTTGGAAACCCTGATGAACATTATCGACAAAGAAGGCGGAATTACCCTGATTCCAGAATTGGCATCGGTAGAAATGGGCGAAAACCGAAAAAGCCACGTCCGGCATTTTAGCGACGTAACTCCGATCAGAGAAGTGAGCTTAGTTTACTCACGCCATTTTGCGAAAAATAAGCTTGTTGATCTGCTATGGAAGGAAATTCATGCAGCCATGCCCAACGAACTGCTGGATGGAAAAAGAGGAACGATTGTCGAGTGGAAATAA
- the rpsT gene encoding 30S ribosomal protein S20, which translates to MAHHQSAKKRIRQDEKKKVHNKYFTKTMRNAVRDLRAISEKDAAAVEYPKVVSMIDRLAKKNLIHKNKAANLKSKLAAHISKL; encoded by the coding sequence ATGGCACATCATCAATCTGCTAAGAAAAGAATTCGTCAAGACGAAAAAAAGAAAGTACATAACAAGTACTTTACGAAAACGATGCGTAATGCAGTTCGCGATTTGCGTGCAATAAGTGAAAAAGACGCTGCTGCCGTAGAGTATCCTAAAGTTGTTTCGATGATTGACCGATTGGCAAAAAAGAACTTAATTCATAAGAATAAAGCTGCCAATTTGAAATCAAAATTAGCTGCTCACATTAGTAAGTTATAA
- the radC gene encoding DNA repair protein RadC yields the protein MYKKPSIKEWAVEDRPREKLLTNGTRSLSEAELIAILIGSGNSKESAVELSRRILLTVNNDLSLLSKKNASYLLKFNGIGEAKAVNIMAALELGRRRKENGASVKTIITNSTDAANYFRPLLEDLPHEEFWILLLNRSNTVIDKFMVSQGGITGTVIDVKLILKTALEKLACSMILCHNHPSGNIMASDADKKVTQKIKSAAEIMEITVLDHVIIAHDQYLSFTDEGLL from the coding sequence ATGTATAAAAAACCGAGCATTAAAGAATGGGCTGTTGAAGACCGCCCTCGCGAAAAGCTGTTAACCAATGGCACTCGCTCACTCTCCGAGGCTGAACTAATCGCCATCTTAATCGGATCAGGGAACTCGAAGGAATCGGCTGTTGAACTCTCCCGTCGCATTCTTTTAACGGTTAACAATGATCTTTCTTTACTCAGTAAAAAGAATGCTTCGTATTTACTAAAGTTTAACGGAATAGGCGAAGCTAAAGCGGTAAATATTATGGCTGCTCTGGAACTCGGCCGACGAAGAAAGGAAAATGGCGCATCAGTTAAAACAATCATCACAAACAGCACCGACGCGGCTAATTATTTTCGCCCATTATTGGAAGATCTTCCACACGAAGAATTTTGGATCTTGCTACTCAACCGATCCAATACCGTGATCGATAAATTCATGGTGAGCCAAGGTGGCATTACCGGAACGGTGATTGATGTTAAACTAATCTTAAAAACAGCGCTTGAAAAATTAGCGTGCTCCATGATTTTATGCCACAACCACCCTTCGGGCAACATCATGGCCAGTGATGCCGACAAAAAAGTGACTCAAAAAATAAAATCAGCGGCCGAAATAATGGAAATTACAGTGCTCGACCATGTAATTATTGCGCACGATCAGTACCTTAGCTTCACGGATGAAGGTTTACTTTAA
- a CDS encoding polysaccharide deacetylase family protein produces MLLVYTQEITNRLKYTFEFIFEEILDIELKLTTDLQEFDESDQPKLNYSGIKLDCPLKIVPHPILFQRKICYQTLAPISFNNEVYFFESSASSFLPFDPFAASFFIISRYEEYLMRQLDKHRRYPSHHSILYRNHLLDKPIINQWAQLIAQKIKTHYPKYDYRPPRFDFLSTIDIDNAWAYKNKSWKRTLGAIAKGFLKGDRQQIQERMKVIRGEKEDPYDTYSYICNQYKGHEELLHFFVLLGKPGKYDRNISPHNEQLKQLVRDLNSFCKVSIHPSYRSTRNRRELTNEIQTLEQITHNDVKSSRQHFLRLELPKTYRRLINAGITNDYTMGYADQVGFRAGTSNSFWFYDLKKDVATQLRIHPFQLMDITLKNYLKLTPDEASTIIEKLMDEIRNYGGTFISLWHNESLSDQGEWAGWRTVFERMTEQAFKYKDEQV; encoded by the coding sequence ATGCTTTTAGTTTATACACAGGAAATAACCAATCGGCTAAAATATACTTTCGAATTTATTTTCGAAGAAATCCTAGACATTGAATTGAAATTAACAACTGATTTGCAGGAATTTGATGAGAGTGATCAACCCAAGCTAAACTACTCCGGTATCAAACTGGACTGTCCGCTGAAAATCGTTCCTCACCCGATCTTATTTCAACGTAAAATATGCTATCAAACTCTTGCTCCCATTTCGTTTAACAATGAAGTGTATTTTTTTGAATCGTCAGCCAGTTCATTTTTACCTTTCGACCCTTTCGCAGCCAGCTTTTTCATCATCAGCAGATACGAGGAATATCTGATGCGCCAACTCGATAAACATCGCAGATATCCGTCTCATCACAGCATCTTATATCGCAATCATCTGCTAGACAAACCGATTATTAACCAATGGGCACAGCTAATCGCACAAAAAATTAAGACACACTATCCTAAATATGATTACCGCCCTCCCCGATTTGATTTTCTTTCGACCATTGATATTGACAACGCATGGGCATATAAAAACAAAAGCTGGAAACGCACGCTCGGAGCAATTGCTAAAGGATTTCTAAAAGGCGATCGGCAGCAAATCCAGGAACGGATGAAAGTAATCCGGGGCGAGAAAGAAGATCCGTACGACACCTATAGCTATATTTGCAATCAATACAAAGGACACGAAGAACTGTTGCATTTTTTTGTATTGCTCGGCAAGCCCGGTAAATACGACCGAAATATATCTCCACACAATGAACAATTAAAACAGTTGGTGCGCGATTTAAATTCATTTTGCAAGGTATCCATCCATCCATCTTATCGCTCAACACGAAACCGAAGGGAACTAACAAACGAAATTCAAACTCTGGAGCAAATCACCCACAACGATGTCAAATCATCACGCCAACATTTTCTTCGACTCGAACTGCCTAAAACATACCGCCGATTAATCAATGCAGGAATTACCAACGACTATACCATGGGATATGCAGACCAGGTCGGTTTCAGGGCAGGAACATCTAATTCATTTTGGTTTTACGATCTAAAAAAAGATGTGGCAACTCAATTGCGAATTCATCCATTCCAATTGATGGATATTACTTTAAAAAACTACCTGAAGCTTACCCCGGATGAGGCCTCGACGATAATCGAGAAATTAATGGACGAAATTCGAAATTATGGTGGAACTTTTATAAGTTTATGGCATAATGAAAGCCTCAGTGATCAAGGAGAATGGGCAGGTTGGCGCACCGTATTCGAAAGGATGACCGAACAGGCATTTAAATACAAGGATGAACAAGTTTAA
- a CDS encoding polysaccharide deacetylase family protein: MKFISKIRNIVASPFSVYQLSRGEEVPILLPYYHLVSDKDHPFHYNYNYPSTKRFRQDLDFLLDHFDPISLEELHSGLNLRNTFHLTFDDGLRECYEIIAPILKEKGIPATFFVNPAFVDNHDLFHRYKAAVLNRFFAKKGVKTELKKTYADLLSLDQTAEDIGLKWEEYLEEEKPYMSMDQLKKLAKDGFTIGAHSWDHPEFWLLDEERQMDEIRESMEWLIANFNPTIKAFAFPFTDFGVSDAVFEAINRERLCDITFGTAGIKCEKIPDHFQRLQMEQNGALSAKHILREEYLAFKIKKLLGKHYTKRN; the protein is encoded by the coding sequence ATGAAGTTTATCTCTAAAATACGAAATATTGTAGCGTCCCCCTTTTCTGTCTACCAGTTGAGCCGAGGAGAAGAGGTGCCTATTCTTTTGCCATACTACCATTTAGTGAGTGATAAAGATCACCCATTTCACTACAACTATAACTATCCATCTACAAAACGATTTAGACAAGATTTAGACTTCTTGCTGGATCATTTCGACCCAATTTCTTTAGAAGAATTGCACTCTGGACTAAATCTTCGCAATACTTTTCATTTAACATTTGATGATGGATTGCGCGAATGCTACGAAATAATTGCTCCAATTTTAAAAGAAAAAGGAATTCCGGCTACTTTTTTTGTTAATCCGGCCTTTGTCGACAATCATGACCTTTTTCATCGCTACAAAGCCGCTGTGCTGAATCGCTTTTTTGCAAAGAAAGGTGTCAAAACTGAGCTTAAAAAAACCTATGCCGACCTGCTTTCGCTGGATCAAACTGCGGAAGATATTGGACTAAAGTGGGAAGAATATCTAGAAGAAGAAAAGCCATACATGAGCATGGACCAATTAAAGAAGCTCGCCAAGGATGGTTTTACAATAGGAGCTCATAGTTGGGATCACCCCGAGTTCTGGCTATTGGATGAGGAACGGCAAATGGATGAAATCCGTGAAAGTATGGAATGGCTAATTGCGAATTTCAACCCAACAATAAAAGCATTTGCCTTTCCTTTTACGGATTTTGGAGTTTCTGATGCAGTTTTTGAAGCGATTAACAGAGAACGCTTGTGCGATATTACTTTCGGAACTGCAGGTATTAAATGTGAAAAAATACCAGATCATTTTCAACGATTACAAATGGAACAAAATGGCGCACTAAGCGCAAAACACATTTTAAGAGAAGAATATCTTGCTTTTAAGATAAAAAAACTACTGGGCAAACATTACACTAAAAGAAACTAA
- a CDS encoding class I SAM-dependent methyltransferase, protein MIKQLYKQFVSERTRNNVRIRLRKAVTPFYSGDKYFCNCCNRSFRKFLPKGNVKRSNAQCPNCGSLERTRILKFYLENETSLFKNDLKVLHVAPEDCLFKIFKKLNIEYVDGDINEANATHLIDLTEIPYSENYFDLIICSHVLGHIPDEARAIREMRRVLKEDGTALMMTLIDLNSEITLEDKSVNSDSQRLLNYGEFDLCRLHGLDFDQRLKSEGFKVETIDYSETLPKEYAERYQLGDGSRELIFRCTKA, encoded by the coding sequence ATGATAAAGCAACTGTACAAGCAATTCGTTTCGGAAAGGACTAGAAACAATGTTCGAATTAGACTGCGGAAGGCTGTTACTCCTTTCTATTCTGGAGACAAGTACTTTTGTAATTGCTGTAATCGATCATTTCGAAAATTTCTGCCCAAAGGAAATGTTAAACGTTCGAATGCTCAATGTCCTAACTGTGGATCGTTGGAAAGAACGCGTATTTTGAAATTTTATCTCGAAAATGAAACGTCTCTTTTTAAAAATGATTTGAAGGTTCTTCATGTTGCTCCTGAAGATTGCCTTTTTAAGATTTTTAAAAAGCTCAATATAGAATATGTGGATGGTGATATTAACGAGGCGAATGCTACCCACTTAATTGACCTTACTGAAATTCCGTATTCTGAGAATTATTTTGATTTGATAATTTGTTCTCATGTGCTTGGGCATATCCCTGACGAGGCAAGGGCAATTCGCGAGATGAGACGAGTATTGAAAGAAGATGGCACTGCACTAATGATGACATTAATCGATCTGAATTCAGAAATTACTTTAGAAGATAAATCGGTTAATTCTGATTCGCAGCGATTGCTGAATTACGGAGAGTTTGACCTTTGTAGATTGCATGGATTGGATTTTGACCAACGCTTGAAAAGCGAAGGATTCAAGGTGGAAACAATTGATTACTCTGAAACCTTGCCGAAAGAGTATGCTGAAAGATATCAGCTTGGAGATGGGAGTCGAGAGTTGATATTTAGATGCACGAAAGCATAA
- the upp gene encoding uracil phosphoribosyltransferase, with protein sequence MEVINLSESNSIFNQYLAEIRDHEIQKDPLRFRRNLQRFGELFAYEISKTLDFKECEVKTPLGVAKVPKLEQQPVLATILRAGLPLQQGLLEIFDRAENAFISAYRKYDDKGEFHIEFEYLASPDLNEKVAILSDPMLASGSSMEIGYKALLQKGEPSHVHLVVIIASKKGVEYVQETIQADNVTLWVGAIDDEMTVKSYIVPGLGDAGDLAFGPKVDSH encoded by the coding sequence ATGGAAGTTATCAACCTTAGCGAGTCTAATTCGATCTTTAATCAATATCTTGCAGAAATTCGTGATCACGAAATCCAAAAAGATCCACTTCGATTTAGAAGAAACCTACAGCGTTTTGGAGAACTATTTGCTTACGAAATAAGCAAGACATTGGATTTTAAAGAGTGTGAGGTGAAGACACCTCTAGGCGTTGCCAAGGTTCCAAAACTTGAACAACAACCGGTGCTGGCAACTATTCTTCGTGCCGGATTGCCGTTACAACAGGGGTTGCTTGAAATTTTTGACAGAGCCGAGAATGCCTTTATTTCTGCCTATCGAAAATACGACGACAAAGGTGAATTTCACATCGAATTTGAATATTTGGCCTCTCCTGATTTGAATGAAAAAGTTGCTATTTTATCTGATCCCATGCTGGCTTCTGGCTCTTCCATGGAAATTGGTTATAAAGCTTTACTTCAAAAAGGAGAACCAAGCCACGTCCATTTGGTCGTAATTATTGCCAGTAAAAAAGGAGTTGAGTACGTTCAGGAAACGATACAGGCTGATAATGTTACACTTTGGGTGGGAGCCATTGATGATGAAATGACTGTAAAATCTTACATCGTTCCGGGACTGGGTGATGCCGGAGATCTGGCGTTTGGTCCAAAGGTAGATTCACACTAG
- a CDS encoding cyclic nucleotide-binding domain-containing protein, whose translation MESSDIKCRNCRIKSTSVSLLNPHELDLLGKGCLQVSFSKGELLFKENGPAKYITYIRDGFVKLSKKGAGNKEYILGVYKQGAYIGLHNLNLSYNSNYFSAYAITQSEVCFIEIKPF comes from the coding sequence ATGGAATCATCAGATATAAAGTGCCGGAATTGCCGAATAAAATCAACCTCAGTCTCTTTGCTCAATCCGCATGAACTAGACTTACTGGGAAAAGGATGCTTGCAAGTTAGCTTTTCGAAGGGGGAACTTCTATTTAAGGAAAATGGTCCTGCCAAGTACATCACCTACATTAGAGATGGATTTGTAAAACTGAGTAAAAAGGGAGCAGGGAACAAAGAATACATTTTAGGAGTCTACAAACAAGGAGCTTATATCGGATTACACAATCTTAATCTTTCATATAACTCAAATTATTTTTCAGCCTATGCCATAACTCAATCCGAGGTCTGCTTTATTGAAATCAAGCCGTTTTAA
- a CDS encoding helix-turn-helix domain-containing protein has product MFATEIISYIFDDEMNYFERLIHNIKQQLPGRLTNALLYFRQKVYNKNPFSLNLTMTEFASLIGTTRESVTRAMKEFQDSGIIKTSKNSIEITDAPKLEEVKRKG; this is encoded by the coding sequence ATGTTTGCTACTGAGATAATCTCTTATATTTTCGATGATGAAATGAATTACTTTGAACGGCTAATCCACAACATTAAGCAGCAACTCCCTGGAAGACTGACCAATGCATTATTGTATTTTAGGCAGAAAGTTTACAACAAAAATCCATTTTCGTTAAACCTAACCATGACAGAGTTTGCTTCATTGATTGGAACAACCCGTGAGAGTGTAACTCGAGCCATGAAAGAGTTTCAGGACAGTGGAATAATAAAAACCAGTAAAAATAGCATCGAAATTACTGACGCGCCCAAGTTGGAGGAAGTCAAAAGAAAAGGATAA
- a CDS encoding TonB-dependent receptor yields MVVFSLKHIVDKKVELQVSFIGYNQLDTIIKLPSSTRIVIQLEPENKLIQQILIQGKGLTKAGALKQETLSKQFLTKTQSGTFIRELNQLSGVNSMDIGSNISEPVIRGLGLNRVVVSENDIKQEGQQWGADHDLEIDPFAVETAEGVKGPSAIEYGSDAIGGYININGNLPPAPAQTSGEINLLGKSVNNLVGLSANIEIRNNHIYLKARGTILDFCDYQIPTDTIIYLSRKIPIFNQYLKNTAGKKYYVSGQLGIIKNQVKSSIAFSSVFQKTGFFPGSHGIPNLARVQDDHDKRNIDFPFQKTTHYKVISNTNLHFINFSLQADLAFLDNNRSEWSQFHTHYSGQTAPTVNPDLKLNFNLKTYQANLKMNIYNLNGNFLSAGIQNQWKLNTIDGYSFFVSEYTNYLSGLFIKDEYQVNPKLNIHLGLRYDLSLVRTEEFYDRFLEDYLISSGSEEEEARQYATRSTKISKQFQNFSWLFGIVLKPSKIISTRLNLGKAFRPPY; encoded by the coding sequence ATGGTAGTTTTTTCGTTGAAGCATATTGTTGATAAAAAAGTCGAACTGCAGGTTTCGTTTATCGGCTATAATCAGCTTGATACAATTATTAAGCTTCCGTCGTCTACTCGTATTGTTATTCAGCTGGAACCCGAAAATAAACTTATTCAGCAAATTTTAATACAGGGGAAAGGACTAACAAAGGCCGGAGCTTTAAAACAAGAAACTTTAAGCAAGCAATTCCTGACCAAAACTCAATCAGGCACTTTCATTCGGGAGTTAAATCAGCTTTCGGGAGTTAATTCAATGGATATCGGCTCCAATATTTCGGAACCTGTCATTCGTGGATTGGGCTTAAACCGAGTGGTGGTAAGTGAAAACGACATCAAACAAGAAGGACAACAATGGGGAGCTGATCATGATCTTGAAATTGATCCATTTGCTGTTGAAACTGCCGAAGGAGTAAAAGGTCCGTCAGCCATTGAATATGGTAGCGATGCCATTGGTGGCTATATTAATATTAATGGCAACCTCCCTCCTGCTCCTGCTCAAACATCAGGAGAAATTAATTTACTGGGGAAATCAGTAAATAACCTCGTCGGTTTGTCCGCCAATATTGAGATTCGAAACAACCATATTTACCTCAAAGCGCGAGGCACTATTTTAGATTTTTGCGACTATCAAATACCAACAGATACAATTATTTATTTGTCGCGGAAAATTCCGATTTTCAATCAATACCTGAAAAATACGGCTGGTAAAAAATATTACGTTTCGGGGCAGCTTGGAATCATCAAAAACCAAGTTAAAAGCTCGATCGCATTTAGCAGCGTCTTCCAAAAAACCGGATTCTTTCCCGGTTCGCATGGAATTCCCAATTTAGCGAGAGTACAAGACGACCATGACAAGAGAAACATTGACTTCCCATTTCAGAAAACAACCCATTACAAAGTGATTAGTAATACCAATCTTCACTTTATTAATTTTTCACTTCAAGCTGACTTGGCCTTTCTGGATAACAACCGAAGCGAATGGAGTCAGTTCCACACTCATTATTCCGGGCAAACTGCTCCAACAGTGAATCCGGATCTGAAACTAAATTTCAACCTTAAAACCTATCAGGCAAACTTAAAAATGAACATTTACAATTTAAATGGAAATTTTCTCTCGGCAGGAATACAAAATCAGTGGAAATTAAATACCATTGATGGTTATAGCTTTTTCGTATCTGAATACACGAATTACTTATCCGGGCTTTTCATAAAGGATGAATATCAAGTAAATCCGAAACTGAATATTCATTTAGGATTACGTTATGATTTGAGTCTTGTTAGAACTGAAGAATTCTATGATAGGTTTCTGGAAGATTACCTCATCAGTTCAGGCTCCGAAGAAGAAGAGGCACGCCAATATGCTACAAGAAGCACTAAAATAAGCAAACAATTTCAGAACTTCAGTTGGCTCTTTGGTATTGTGTTGAAACCGTCAAAGATAATTTCGACAAGACTGAACCTGGGGAAAGCATTTCGCCCCCCCTATTGA
- a CDS encoding thioesterase family protein — translation MNLEKRKIAAYIKLRTRYGEVDQMGYVYHANYVSYCHQARTELLREIGIDDKVLEEQNIMLPVISMNLRYLKPVGYDELIMVKTYIEEEPCTRFSFRFEIINEKNELVCTATSETAFVNSISRKPMRVPEIVINAIKKN, via the coding sequence ATGAACTTAGAGAAAAGAAAAATAGCGGCTTACATAAAGCTGCGTACACGTTATGGCGAGGTTGACCAGATGGGGTATGTTTATCATGCCAACTATGTGAGCTATTGTCATCAAGCCAGAACTGAGCTACTTCGGGAAATAGGTATTGATGATAAAGTTCTTGAAGAACAAAACATCATGCTCCCGGTCATCAGTATGAATCTTCGTTACTTAAAACCGGTTGGCTACGATGAGTTAATTATGGTAAAAACATACATCGAAGAAGAACCTTGCACTCGCTTTTCGTTTCGATTTGAAATTATAAACGAAAAGAACGAATTGGTTTGCACCGCAACTTCCGAAACAGCATTTGTCAACAGCATAAGCCGAAAGCCAATGAGAGTTCCGGAAATTGTTATTAATGCAATCAAAAAAAACTGA